The Cellulophaga lytica DSM 7489 nucleotide sequence GTAAGATTTTTTTGTATCCTCCTAATTTTTTGTTTTCTGTTTTTTGTAGTTTGTTGGTGTCAATTGTGTTAGTGGTTTGTAGTTTGTTTTTGTTCACTTTAAGCCAAACCAAGCAGCCAATTATAGCAGCAATTGCAACAACTATATTAAGAGGTATAATTTTTCCTACGCTAATATTAAAAGCAGATGCTACTGCTAGGGGTCCAGGTGTAGGAGGTATTAATGCGTGGGCTACAGTTAAACTTATAGCTAATGATAAGCCTAATACCAAAATTGAATGGCCAGATTTTTTAGATAGTACGTGTAGTGTGGGTAAAAGTGTAAGGTAGGCAACATCCATAAAAACAGGTATTCCAATTAAAAAGCCTATTATAGACATACTTAATGGTAGGTATTTTGTGCCAAAGAGGGCTATAATACTATCTGCAATTAAATCAGATCCTCCAGTGTTGGATAAAATCTCCCCAAGCAAAGCGCCAAATAGTATGATAAGGCCAATCCATTTTAAAGTGTTTCCAAAACCATTTAATAAACTTTCTGTTACGGTTGTAACTGTCCCGCCAGTGGCTAAACCAAGTATAAGTCCAAAAACTAATAAGGCAGGTATAGGATGAACTTTAAAAACAGTAACAGCTACAATTAATAAGGCAAT carries:
- a CDS encoding GntP family permease yields the protein MLALITLTVCIALLIVAVTVFKVHPIPALLVFGLILGLATGGTVTTVTESLLNGFGNTLKWIGLIILFGALLGEILSNTGGSDLIADSIIALFGTKYLPLSMSIIGFLIGIPVFMDVAYLTLLPTLHVLSKKSGHSILVLGLSLAISLTVAHALIPPTPGPLAVASAFNISVGKIIPLNIVVAIAAIIGCLVWLKVNKNKLQTTNTIDTNKLQKTENKKLGGYKKILPFAALLTPLILMSVGAIIKEENAIIAFIKNPIWALLIGILFALPLLDKKDFSSKLNSYFNTAGAKTAIVILITGTGGAFGQVIKDTGIVSSLFSNTDSISSMGIIVPFLLSMLFTTVTGSITVSLITTASIVAPLISNGTLDPTFTTAAICAGSLGIIHVNSSFFWLFKEIHNVSVPKLLKSFSLLTAIVSLSGGVMVFLAYTFLRD